One Desulfovibrio fairfieldensis genomic window carries:
- a CDS encoding NADH-quinone oxidoreductase subunit B family protein, with translation MALDNLLKKLSVRSPWLFRINAGSCNGCDVELATTACIPRYDVERLGCKYCGSPRHADIVLITGPLTTRVRDRVLRVWHEIPEPKVTVAVGICPISGGVFREGYSIEGPIDRYLPVDVNVPGCPPRPQAILEGVVLARSIWLKKLGLEE, from the coding sequence GTGGCTTTGGACAATCTGCTCAAAAAACTTTCCGTGCGCTCGCCGTGGCTGTTCCGGATCAATGCCGGTTCCTGCAACGGCTGCGACGTGGAACTCGCCACCACGGCCTGCATTCCGCGTTACGACGTGGAGCGCCTGGGCTGTAAATACTGCGGCAGCCCCCGACACGCGGACATTGTACTGATTACCGGCCCCCTGACCACCAGGGTGCGCGACCGCGTGCTCCGGGTCTGGCATGAAATACCCGAACCCAAGGTGACCGTGGCCGTGGGCATCTGCCCCATTTCCGGCGGCGTCTTCCGCGAGGGCTATTCCATTGAAGGGCCCATTGACCGTTATTTGCCGGTGGACGTGAACGTGCCCGGCTGCCCGCCGCGCCCGCAGGCCATTCTGGAAGGCGTGGTGCTGGCGCGCTCCATCTGGCTCAAGAAACTGGGCCTGGAGGAATAA
- a CDS encoding hydrogenase, whose translation MAGFLKVLFRNLLEGPSTDPFPLGETFTPARLRGRAKVDPTLCMGCGVCRHVCAAGAINITHLPDGSGYTITIWQNSCCLCASCRHYCPTGAMSISTDWHSAHPEEEKFDRLEQHTIKYEPCAHCGTLMRPVPAHLAKRLYAKNPDIDPELIRHLCPKCRQIEDAKRNACVLPAHTEDKPEQRVTSAAPTRE comes from the coding sequence ATGGCGGGCTTTCTGAAAGTTCTGTTCCGCAATCTGCTGGAGGGCCCGAGCACCGATCCCTTCCCGCTGGGCGAAACATTCACGCCGGCGCGCCTGCGCGGCCGGGCCAAAGTGGATCCCACCCTCTGCATGGGCTGCGGCGTCTGCCGCCACGTCTGCGCGGCCGGGGCCATCAATATCACCCATCTGCCGGACGGCAGCGGCTACACCATCACCATCTGGCAGAATTCCTGCTGCCTGTGCGCCTCCTGCCGCCATTACTGCCCCACCGGGGCCATGAGCATCAGCACGGACTGGCACTCGGCCCATCCGGAAGAGGAAAAGTTCGACCGCCTGGAGCAGCACACCATCAAGTACGAGCCCTGCGCCCACTGCGGCACGCTGATGCGGCCCGTTCCGGCGCATCTGGCCAAGCGCCTGTACGCCAAAAATCCGGACATCGACCCGGAGCTGATCCGCCACCTCTGCCCCAAGTGCCGCCAGATCGAGGACGCCAAGCGCAATGCCTGCGTGCTGCCCGCCCACACTGAGGACAAGCCGGAACAGCGCGTGACCTCGGCCGCGCCCACCAGGGAATAA
- a CDS encoding NADH-quinone oxidoreductase subunit C, whose protein sequence is MQDIIRGDARIIEDISALCTDSDAIHHSIDSFGNAFHWFRLDTPRQLPQAAAILRKTGARLAMVTAYNRRQLSEPMQEVCYHFELKGVIYNLTVTLNGEWPTVPSITPLFANADWHEREMMELYGIQVTDHPDPRRLFLDEELDAGILNEAVPLSIMMNGACTTDLWERILKDKEKRP, encoded by the coding sequence ATGCAAGACATTATCCGGGGCGACGCGCGGATCATTGAGGACATTTCGGCCCTCTGCACCGACAGCGACGCCATTCATCACAGCATCGACAGCTTCGGCAACGCCTTTCATTGGTTCCGGCTGGACACGCCGCGCCAGCTGCCGCAGGCCGCCGCAATACTGCGGAAAACCGGGGCGCGCCTGGCCATGGTCACGGCCTACAACCGCCGCCAGCTGAGCGAGCCCATGCAGGAAGTCTGCTACCATTTCGAACTGAAAGGCGTCATCTACAACCTCACGGTGACGCTTAACGGCGAGTGGCCCACCGTGCCCTCCATCACCCCGCTGTTCGCCAATGCCGACTGGCACGAACGCGAAATGATGGAGCTGTACGGCATCCAGGTCACGGATCATCCCGATCCGCGCCGCCTCTTCCTGGACGAGGAACTGGACGCGGGCATTCTCAACGAGGCCGTGCCCCTGTCCATCATGATGAACGGGGCCTGCACCACCGACCTCTGGGAACGCATTCTGAAAGACAAGGAGAAGCGGCCATGA
- a CDS encoding nickel-dependent hydrogenase large subunit, producing MSSTFTMPLGPVHVALEEPVYFRLTVEGETVRNVELTSGHVHRGMEAMATQRNLIKNTTLTERVCSLCSNSHSFTYCMSVENVLGITIPERARYLRVLAEEIKRVASHLFNTAIQAHIIGFKSLFMHVMEVREMMQDVKETVYGNRMNLASNCIGGVKCDVERDMLDYILGMIAKVEPAVDEIREIYDTNSLVLARTKGLGLLPKEDAVRLGVVGPVARGSGVVIDVRKDSPYAAYPELNFDMITSEGCCIHSRTMVRLNEIFESFKLIRQCCERVPDGPVTAPMRQIRTAEACARSEAPRGEVFYYIRTNGTDMPARLKWRVPSYMNWEALGVMMRDCKVADVALITNSIDPCVSCTER from the coding sequence ATGAGCAGCACCTTCACCATGCCTCTGGGCCCGGTGCATGTGGCCTTGGAGGAGCCGGTCTACTTTCGCCTCACGGTGGAGGGCGAAACCGTGCGCAACGTGGAGCTGACCTCGGGCCACGTGCATCGCGGCATGGAGGCCATGGCCACCCAGCGCAATCTGATCAAGAACACCACTCTCACCGAACGGGTCTGTTCGCTCTGTTCCAACAGCCATTCCTTCACCTACTGCATGTCCGTGGAGAACGTGCTGGGCATCACCATTCCGGAGCGGGCGCGCTATCTGCGCGTGCTGGCCGAGGAAATCAAGCGCGTGGCCTCGCATCTGTTCAATACCGCCATCCAGGCCCATATCATCGGCTTCAAGTCCCTGTTCATGCACGTCATGGAAGTGCGCGAAATGATGCAGGACGTGAAGGAAACCGTGTACGGCAACCGCATGAACCTGGCCTCCAACTGCATCGGCGGCGTCAAATGCGATGTGGAACGCGACATGCTGGACTACATCCTGGGCATGATCGCCAAAGTGGAGCCCGCAGTGGATGAAATCCGCGAAATTTACGACACCAACAGCCTGGTGCTGGCCCGTACCAAGGGCCTGGGCCTGCTGCCCAAGGAAGACGCCGTGCGCCTGGGCGTGGTGGGCCCGGTGGCGCGCGGTTCCGGCGTTGTCATCGACGTGCGCAAGGATTCGCCCTACGCCGCCTATCCCGAACTGAACTTTGACATGATCACCTCCGAAGGCTGCTGCATCCATTCCCGGACCATGGTGCGCCTGAACGAGATCTTTGAATCCTTTAAACTGATCCGCCAGTGCTGCGAACGCGTGCCTGACGGCCCGGTGACCGCGCCCATGCGCCAGATCCGCACGGCCGAGGCCTGCGCCCGCTCCGAAGCCCCGCGCGGCGAGGTTTTTTATTACATCCGCACCAACGGCACGGACATGCCCGCGCGGCTCAAGTGGCGCGTGCCCTCGTACATGAACTGGGAAGCCCTGGGCGTGATGATGCGCGACTGCAAGGTGGCGGACGTGGCGCTGATTACCAACAGCATTGATCCGTGCGTTTCCTGCACGGAACGCTGA
- a CDS encoding hydrogenase maturation nickel metallochaperone HypA: protein MHEASLVQGLLDMALKAVEEHNAAHPDNRALRIQEITCELGLIACVEAQTLTACFELFAEGSLAEGATLTLNTAPLACRCENCGHAFSLTQRRFVCPACGSENIHFNGGHGLTLQSLRVESEETDHA, encoded by the coding sequence ATGCATGAGGCCAGCCTTGTACAAGGCCTGCTGGACATGGCCCTGAAAGCCGTGGAGGAGCACAACGCGGCCCATCCCGACAACCGCGCGCTGCGGATTCAGGAAATCACCTGCGAACTGGGCCTGATCGCCTGTGTGGAGGCCCAGACCCTGACCGCCTGTTTTGAACTTTTTGCCGAAGGCAGCTTGGCCGAAGGCGCGACGCTCACGCTCAACACCGCGCCTCTGGCCTGCCGCTGTGAAAACTGCGGCCACGCCTTCAGCCTGACACAACGCCGTTTCGTCTGCCCGGCCTGCGGCAGCGAAAACATCCACTTCAACGGAGGGCACGGGCTTACGCTCCAGTCCCTGCGCGTTGAATCCGAGGAAACGGACCATGCTTGA
- a CDS encoding 4Fe-4S dicluster domain-containing protein, with protein sequence MLEHIQVVPDKCRACRRCEVACIAAHHGMSFKEAMKHRDVLVARVQVVKAEGFKTTVRCHQCDPAPCCNVCPTGALQQEEDGRITMRVQFCVACKMCIAACPYGTISLDTIGMPDLSGSDAETLAQRARREVAVRCDMCRAWREENGKKITACMEACPVRALSMVEPDGTVVEVPQPEKKPVAEAKASPTETPGEGAQA encoded by the coding sequence ATGCTTGAACACATTCAGGTCGTACCCGATAAATGCCGCGCCTGCCGCCGTTGCGAGGTGGCCTGCATCGCCGCCCACCACGGCATGTCCTTCAAGGAAGCCATGAAGCACCGCGACGTGCTGGTCGCGCGCGTGCAAGTGGTTAAAGCCGAAGGCTTCAAAACCACGGTGCGCTGCCACCAGTGTGATCCCGCGCCCTGCTGCAACGTCTGTCCCACCGGCGCGCTGCAGCAGGAGGAGGACGGCCGCATCACCATGCGCGTCCAGTTCTGCGTGGCCTGCAAGATGTGCATCGCGGCCTGTCCTTATGGCACCATTTCCCTGGATACCATCGGCATGCCCGATCTGAGCGGCAGCGACGCGGAAACCCTTGCCCAGAGGGCCCGCCGGGAAGTGGCCGTGCGTTGCGACATGTGCCGCGCCTGGCGCGAGGAAAACGGCAAAAAGATCACGGCCTGCATGGAGGCCTGCCCGGTGCGCGCCCTGTCCATGGTGGAGCCGGACGGCACGGTGGTGGAAGTCCCCCAGCCTGAGAAAAAACCCGTGGCCGAGGCCAAGGCGTCCCCCACGGAAACGCCAGGCGAGGGGGCTCAGGCGTAG
- a CDS encoding HPP family protein, whose amino-acid sequence MTRVLSRLGGARASARTTWSDVGWAWLGSALSIACLAWLERACAQEWNLPLLIGSFGASAVLAFGAPESPLAQPRNLVGGHLLSALVGVSCQLLLGQEPTAAAALAVSTAIALMCVTKTLHPPGGATALIAVIGGADIHRLGYWYVLLPCGAGACCMLLLALLTNNLGARRRYPQKWWW is encoded by the coding sequence ATGACACGGGTACTGAGCCGCCTGGGCGGCGCGCGGGCATCCGCGCGGACAACCTGGAGCGACGTGGGCTGGGCCTGGTTGGGCAGTGCCCTTTCCATTGCCTGCCTGGCCTGGCTGGAACGCGCGTGCGCCCAGGAATGGAATTTGCCCTTGCTCATCGGCTCGTTCGGGGCTTCGGCGGTCCTGGCCTTCGGCGCGCCTGAAAGCCCGCTGGCCCAGCCGCGCAATCTGGTGGGAGGACATCTGCTTTCGGCGCTGGTGGGCGTCAGCTGCCAGCTGCTCCTGGGGCAGGAGCCCACGGCGGCCGCGGCGTTGGCCGTGTCCACCGCCATTGCCCTGATGTGCGTCACCAAAACCCTGCATCCACCCGGCGGGGCCACGGCGCTGATCGCGGTCATCGGCGGGGCGGACATCCACCGCCTGGGCTACTGGTATGTGCTTCTGCCGTGCGGCGCGGGGGCCTGCTGCATGCTGTTGCTGGCCCTGCTGACCAACAATCTGGGCGCGCGGCGGCGCTATCCCCAGAAGTGGTGGTGGTAA
- a CDS encoding 4Fe-4S dicluster domain-containing protein — MSMTASARLCPLPAALALLPAGAHFWRAGLPALTLGCVLLALLAWTREAWVRRVLLLVLPLLAARWIWTTSQFVQVRQFMDQPWHRLAAILLGVALFTALAVLPLLSERARARYARRESSAGAQLAALGLTTGILAAAWALAPGLFVLERFAPGWGLAQVFLPGLWAAWVAGRLSDRHTAVAARLWTWRLFSLVFFGQLLLGLTLDGRFLLSGNLHLPVPGVILAAPLYRGGGYFMLILFGVAVLLAGAAWCSQLCYFGVWDAGTAARGRVRPVPAWLPRLRLVVLALTLLTPVLLRLAGAPLGVALACGLLLGLLLPCCAGLFSRKLGFGTYCLGVCPLGLVASGLGRLSLWRVRRTGACNRCGACARACRYGAMTPERLDQETPGSTCTLCRDCLAACRRNALSLGLYGTKKHGPAVENSFIALLASLHAVFLALARV; from the coding sequence ATGTCCATGACCGCAAGCGCCCGTCTTTGTCCCTTGCCCGCAGCCCTGGCGCTGCTGCCGGCCGGTGCGCACTTCTGGCGGGCCGGCCTGCCCGCCCTGACCCTGGGCTGCGTTCTGCTGGCCCTGCTGGCCTGGACTCGCGAGGCCTGGGTGCGCCGGGTCCTGCTGCTGGTCCTGCCCCTGCTGGCTGCCCGCTGGATCTGGACCACAAGCCAGTTCGTCCAGGTACGCCAGTTCATGGACCAGCCCTGGCACCGATTGGCCGCCATTCTTCTGGGCGTGGCCCTGTTCACCGCCCTGGCCGTCCTGCCGTTGCTGAGCGAGCGGGCGCGGGCGCGCTATGCCCGCCGGGAAAGCAGCGCGGGCGCGCAACTGGCGGCCCTGGGACTGACCACCGGCATTCTGGCCGCGGCCTGGGCTCTGGCGCCGGGCCTCTTTGTGCTGGAGCGCTTCGCGCCCGGCTGGGGCTTGGCCCAGGTCTTTTTGCCCGGCCTCTGGGCGGCCTGGGTGGCGGGGCGGCTGTCTGACCGGCACACGGCCGTTGCCGCCCGGCTCTGGACCTGGCGGCTGTTTTCCCTGGTCTTTTTCGGCCAATTGTTGCTGGGCCTCACCCTGGACGGGCGTTTTCTGCTCAGCGGCAACCTGCATCTGCCCGTGCCCGGCGTGATTTTGGCCGCGCCGTTGTACCGGGGCGGGGGCTATTTCATGCTGATTCTTTTCGGCGTCGCCGTGTTGCTGGCGGGCGCGGCCTGGTGCAGCCAGCTCTGCTATTTCGGCGTCTGGGACGCGGGCACGGCGGCCCGGGGGCGCGTGCGCCCGGTACCGGCCTGGCTGCCCCGGCTGCGTCTGGTCGTGCTGGCGCTGACCTTGCTGACGCCCGTGTTGCTGCGCCTGGCCGGGGCTCCGTTGGGGGTGGCCCTGGCCTGCGGCCTGTTGCTGGGCCTGCTCTTGCCGTGCTGCGCCGGACTGTTCAGCCGTAAGCTGGGTTTCGGAACCTATTGCCTGGGCGTCTGCCCGCTGGGCCTGGTCGCGAGCGGGCTGGGGCGGCTGTCGCTCTGGCGCGTCCGCCGCACGGGCGCGTGCAACCGCTGCGGAGCCTGCGCGCGGGCCTGCCGTTATGGGGCCATGACGCCGGAACGCCTGGATCAGGAGACGCCCGGTTCCACATGCACCCTCTGCCGGGACTGTCTGGCGGCCTGCCGCCGGAACGCGCTTTCTCTCGGCTTGTACGGTACAAAAAAACACGGCCCGGCGGTGGAAAACTCCTTCATCGCCCTGCTGGCCTCGCTGCATGCGGTGTTTCTGGCTCTGGCGCGGGTATAG
- a CDS encoding pyridoxamine 5'-phosphate oxidase family protein: MRLSKRECSEPAFFDEVFAKAEELFLALNNGDFPYLISLNFVRLDQRIYLHSAPEGTKLDLIRKDGRVAFSLAADVRIDREKSSTYYKSICGTGRASLVEDTEEKRLALDSLAERYAARCPRPAPDANVRRVAVIRIDILSLTGKRCLPEGATSPEPV; encoded by the coding sequence ATGCGCCTGAGCAAACGCGAGTGTTCTGAACCGGCTTTTTTTGACGAGGTCTTCGCCAAGGCCGAAGAACTGTTTCTGGCCCTTAACAATGGGGACTTCCCCTATCTGATTTCGCTTAATTTCGTGCGTCTGGACCAGCGCATCTATCTGCACAGCGCTCCGGAAGGCACCAAGTTGGATTTGATCCGCAAGGACGGCCGCGTGGCCTTCAGCCTGGCGGCGGACGTGCGGATCGACCGCGAAAAATCCTCCACCTACTACAAATCCATCTGCGGCACGGGCCGCGCCTCTCTGGTCGAGGACACGGAGGAAAAGCGTCTGGCCCTGGACAGCCTGGCGGAACGCTATGCCGCCCGTTGCCCGCGCCCCGCGCCGGACGCCAATGTCCGCCGGGTGGCCGTCATCCGTATCGACATCCTGTCCCTGACCGGCAAGCGCTGTCTGCCGGAGGGAGCGACGAGCCCCGAGCCCGTTTAA
- a CDS encoding flavodoxin family protein has protein sequence MKSCIIYSSVTGNTRKVAEALAAASGAPCFPVREAPDPDDYDLLALGFWVRLGQADARTQGYMRRVLGKKVFFFGTLGAWPDSPHARRCAEGARALLEEGGNTVLDGFLCQGRVDPKILEISRQKGRHPMTPERRARLEEAARHPDTADLAEAGRRWQRCLAD, from the coding sequence ATGAAAAGTTGCATCATTTATTCCTCAGTCACGGGCAATACCCGTAAGGTGGCTGAAGCCCTGGCCGCCGCTTCCGGCGCGCCCTGCTTCCCCGTGCGTGAGGCGCCGGACCCTGATGATTACGACCTGCTGGCCCTGGGGTTCTGGGTACGCCTGGGCCAGGCCGACGCCAGGACGCAAGGATACATGCGCCGCGTGCTCGGCAAGAAAGTCTTTTTTTTCGGAACCCTGGGAGCCTGGCCGGATTCGCCGCATGCCCGGCGCTGCGCGGAAGGCGCGCGGGCCCTGCTGGAAGAGGGCGGCAATACGGTGCTGGACGGCTTCCTGTGCCAAGGCCGGGTCGATCCGAAAATTCTGGAAATTTCGCGGCAAAAAGGCCGCCATCCCATGACGCCGGAACGCCGCGCCCGGCTGGAGGAGGCCGCCCGCCATCCCGATACGGCGGATCTGGCGGAAGCCGGGCGGCGCTGGCAGCGGTGCCTTGCGGATTGA
- a CDS encoding Crp/Fnr family transcriptional regulator, translating to MKEPAQQAVLTALGNGLFAVLRPEERLALAGHARLRAFAKGEVLFREGQESADPAFLLSGLVKLSRSAPRGRECVLHLVRPGRLLDAGVLFYEGGLPASAMGVREGRLLWLDKRALLAVLRGNAALGLGLIAALSLRQRLFINKLAGSQGRISASRRVAAWLLHRSKMEKTDALDLGVSREILARLVGISRESLSRELSRLAANGLISVERRRVLLLDRAGLQKLADS from the coding sequence TTGAAAGAACCTGCACAACAGGCCGTTCTGACGGCTCTCGGCAACGGACTTTTCGCCGTGTTGCGTCCGGAGGAGCGCCTGGCCCTGGCCGGACACGCTCGCTTGCGGGCCTTTGCCAAGGGCGAGGTGTTGTTCCGGGAAGGCCAGGAAAGCGCGGACCCCGCCTTTCTGCTCTCCGGCCTGGTCAAATTGTCCCGCAGCGCGCCCCGTGGCCGGGAATGCGTGCTGCATCTGGTGCGGCCCGGCCGCCTTCTGGACGCGGGCGTGCTGTTTTATGAGGGCGGTTTGCCCGCTTCGGCAATGGGCGTCCGGGAGGGCCGCCTGCTCTGGCTGGACAAGCGCGCCCTGCTGGCTGTCCTGCGCGGCAACGCGGCGCTGGGCCTGGGCCTGATCGCGGCGCTTTCCCTGCGCCAGCGCCTGTTCATTAACAAGCTGGCCGGGTCGCAGGGGAGGATTTCCGCTTCCCGCCGGGTGGCGGCCTGGCTGCTGCACCGGTCGAAAATGGAAAAGACCGACGCGCTGGATCTCGGCGTCAGCCGTGAAATTCTGGCGCGTCTGGTCGGCATCAGCCGCGAGAGCCTGAGCCGGGAACTGAGCCGGCTGGCCGCCAACGGCCTGATCAGCGTTGAACGCCGCCGCGTGCTCCTGCTGGACCGGGCGGGGCTGCAAAAATTGGCCGATAGCTAA